In one Carassius carassius chromosome 12, fCarCar2.1, whole genome shotgun sequence genomic region, the following are encoded:
- the dynlt5 gene encoding dynein light chain Tctex-type 5 translates to MTDLAKEKAARLLKKRGSLSSLGSHEVRAKEAFARTKDSISTVSYMEEPGHHDDIPRPAVQMENTYQLSPAQRFPVLMVKDILKDVLTSYLQEEKYEPELCRQMTKTISEVVKARVKDLMIPRYKIIVIISIGQIRDQNMRMGSRCLWDETHDNFSSHTFKNSSLFATATVYGVYFE, encoded by the exons ATGACAGATTTAGCGAAAGAGAAAGCAGCACGTCTGCTGAAGAAGCGTGGAAGTTTGTCTTCTCTGGGCAGTCATGAAGTCAGAGCTAAAGAAGCCTTTGCCAGAACTAAGGA ctctaTCAGCACAGTGTCCTACATGGAAGAGCCTGGACATCATGATGATATTCCACGGCCTGCGGTGCAAATGGAGAACACCTATCAGCTCA GCCCCGCACAACGTTTCCCAGTGTTAATGGTGAAGGACATTCTAAAGGATGTGTTGACCAGCTACTTGCAAGAGGAGAAATATGAACCAGAGCTGTGCAGACAGATGACCAAAACCATCTCTGAG gtggtcaaggccagagttaAAGATTTGATGATTCCTCGCTATAAGATCATCGTCATCATCAGCATTGGTCAGATCAGAGACCAGAACATGCGCATGGGGAGTCGATGCCTTTGGGATGAGACACACGATAATTTCTCCTCACATACTTTCAAAAACAGCTCTCTGTTCGCCACCGCTACTGTTtatggtgtttattttgaatga
- the insl5b gene encoding insulin-like 5b — MKAVLLVMLLVLAAWADSAQAQKALRLCGREFFRAVVYTCGGSRWRRGQTEDPINDYKIEPDVESEMDRVRREAYEALLSMCCQAGCRKSDLVHMC, encoded by the exons ATGAAAGCTGTGCTGCTGGTGATGCTGTTGGTGTTGGCCGCGTGGGCAGATTCAGCCCAGGCCCAGAAAGCTCTGAGACTCTGTGGCCGTGAGTTTTTTCGGGCGGTCGTCTACACGTGTGGGGGTTCCAGATGGAGGCGGGGCCAAACAGAGGACCCAATAAATG ATTATAAAATTGAGCCTGATGTGGAGTCAGAAATGGATCGAGTAAGAAGAGAGGCATACGAAGCGCTGCTCTCCATGTGCTGTCAAGCGGGATGTAGAAAAAGTGATCTTGTTCACATGTGCTGA